The uncultured Flavobacterium sp. DNA window CGAAAGATCTAACATCCAGTAAATATCATCTGAGGCAACAAAATGCCATGTTGGTCTTAGAATATGAGTTCTGATGATTTTGGCTGAGTTTATAGCTTCTTCAATAGTTTTTTCAGAAGAATCACAACGAGAACCAATCGCCCATTTTGCCATTGCATAATCCTGAGCTTGCATGGCGCCTAAATGACGAACAATTTCTTGCGGAGAACATTGAGTCGATTTATAAAGTTTTTGCGAAACAAGCCGGTGATGTGATATTTCCTGATATGTCATAATTATTAAACCATATAAGTTATATAAGTACATTTAAACTTTGTGTCCCCAGATCTCAGGGTTGAATCTTTGCGACTCTGTACCTCTGCACCTTTGTACCTCAAAAAATTAAACATGAATAATCTCTTCCTCGATCAATAAATCTTCCCTGCGCAAGCGAAGGAAAACCTGCGCTACGGCAATCGTATCTTTTTCACAATATGTTATAATTCGGTCGATGTCTTTTTCTACGTAATAAACATGGCCGACCTGACTTCCGTCGATATCGCCTTTTGGCGATGGAACCCCAAGAATCTTAGTCAGCAATTTTAAAGAGGTGAAATGTTTATAGTCGCCAAATTTCCATAATTCTAAAGTATCTAAGTGGGCAATTTCCCAAGGTTTTTTACCGAATAAGTTCAGCTTGTCCGGAATTGCAATTTGGTTAATGATCATTCTTCGGGCAATAAACGGAATATCAAATTCCTTTGCATTATGTCCGCACAAAAGATGCTGTGGCTGATTGAAATGATTGTTCAATAGATTATTGAAGTCTTTTAGAATCTTCTTTTCATCACCAAAAAACGATGTTACTCTAAAATTTCTGACATCACCTTTAACCATAAAATATCCAACCGAAATGCAGATGATTTTTCCAAACTCGGCCCAAATTCCGGCGCGATCGTAAAATTCTTCCGGAGTAAAATCATCTTTTCGCTGGTATTGCGTTTTATGATCCCAAAGTGATTGCATTTCCGCGTCAAGCGAATTAAAATTTTCCTCCTCCGGAACAGTTTCAATATCAAGGAAAAGGATGTTATTAAGGTTTATTTTTTCAATCATTATTAGACATCTTAGATGTTGGATTTTTAGACTTCTTAGATTTATAAAAGTACAAAAAATCAATCTTTATATAAGAATTAACTTATTTTTTAAAACAGGCTTTGTTGAGTACTTGGATTTTCATGTTCTAAAAGCCATTTTTTTCGAGACAAACCGCCGGCGTAACCAGTTAGTGAGCCATTTGTACCAATCACGCGATGACAAGGAACAACAATCCATAACGGATTTTTACCATTGGCAGATGCAACGGCTCGAATCGCTTTTACATCGCCTAGTTTTTTAGTTTGGTCCATGTAGCTTATGGTTTTTCCGTATGGAATTTCTAAGAGAGATTTCCATACTTTTTGCTGAAACTCGGTTCCTTTTGGGTTTAGTTTGAAACTGAAATCGGTTCTTTTCTTGTCGAAATATTCCTGAAGTTGCAAAACGGGTTCTTTTAGAATATCTGGAATTTCTTGCGAAACTTCATTTGCTCCTACATCCGAAACAGAGATTACAGAAACACCGTCTTCATCTCCAACGATTTTAGTAATTTCTAAAGGCGAATTGATATAAGCTGTTT harbors:
- a CDS encoding methylated-DNA--[protein]-cysteine S-methyltransferase, yielding METAYINSPLEITKIVGDEDGVSVISVSDVGANEVSQEIPDILKEPVLQLQEYFDKKRTDFSFKLNPKGTEFQQKVWKSLLEIPYGKTISYMDQTKKLGDVKAIRAVASANGKNPLWIVVPCHRVIGTNGSLTGYAGGLSRKKWLLEHENPSTQQSLF
- a CDS encoding 3'-5' exonuclease — translated: MIEKINLNNILFLDIETVPEEENFNSLDAEMQSLWDHKTQYQRKDDFTPEEFYDRAGIWAEFGKIICISVGYFMVKGDVRNFRVTSFFGDEKKILKDFNNLLNNHFNQPQHLLCGHNAKEFDIPFIARRMIINQIAIPDKLNLFGKKPWEIAHLDTLELWKFGDYKHFTSLKLLTKILGVPSPKGDIDGSQVGHVYYVEKDIDRIITYCEKDTIAVAQVFLRLRREDLLIEEEIIHV